A stretch of the Serratia marcescens genome encodes the following:
- the ggt gene encoding gamma-glutamyltransferase, translating to MSAGLLKTIALSVALACTVPAAFAADLTAGAVAAPDQYGAKVAAHILQAGGNAVDAAVATAFTLAVTYPEAGNIGGGGFMTLYVDGKPYFLDYREVAPKAASKTLYLNEKGEVIENLSLVGSRAAGVPGTVLGLWEAHKRFGKLPWAELLTPAIGYARQGFTVADQQYQYREDANKLFAGKTNFGDYFGTMKPGTVFKQPELAATLERIAKSGADDFYHGETARLLVAQMQRDNGLIGAADLADYRVKWREPMRISWRGNTVYTAPLPSSGGIALAQLLGIKEDRAADFKGVPLNSARYIHLLAEIEKRVFADRADYLGDPDFTHVPEAQLIAPDYLKKRAAEINPTAISPTEQVRPGLETHQTTHFSIVDAAGNAVSNTYTLNWDFGSGVVVKGAGFLLNDEMDDFSAKPGVANAFGVVGSDANAIEPGKRMLSSMSPTIITRDGEVSLVIGTPGGSRIFTSIFQVINNLYDYHLPLAQAVAAQRVHHQLLPKDTLYYDSFAPLTGKPADELKAMGYTLEDQGWNMGDIQAIRIDGRTPETASDPRGRGVGLVVKK from the coding sequence ATGTCTGCCGGTTTATTGAAAACGATAGCTCTGAGCGTGGCCCTGGCCTGCACCGTTCCCGCCGCCTTTGCCGCCGATCTGACCGCCGGCGCGGTCGCCGCTCCGGATCAGTATGGCGCCAAAGTCGCCGCGCACATTCTGCAGGCCGGCGGTAACGCGGTCGATGCGGCGGTCGCCACCGCCTTCACCCTGGCGGTCACCTACCCTGAAGCCGGCAATATCGGCGGCGGCGGCTTTATGACGCTGTACGTCGACGGCAAACCCTATTTCCTCGACTACCGCGAAGTGGCACCCAAGGCTGCCAGCAAAACCCTATACCTGAACGAGAAAGGCGAAGTGATCGAAAATCTCAGCCTGGTGGGCAGTCGCGCCGCCGGCGTGCCGGGCACCGTGCTGGGGCTGTGGGAAGCCCACAAGCGCTTCGGCAAGCTGCCGTGGGCCGAACTGCTGACGCCGGCGATCGGCTACGCCCGGCAAGGTTTCACCGTGGCGGATCAGCAGTATCAGTACCGTGAAGACGCCAACAAGCTGTTCGCCGGTAAAACCAACTTTGGCGACTATTTCGGCACCATGAAGCCCGGTACGGTGTTCAAACAGCCGGAGCTGGCCGCCACCCTCGAGCGCATCGCCAAATCGGGCGCCGACGATTTTTATCACGGCGAAACCGCGCGCCTGCTGGTGGCGCAAATGCAGCGCGATAACGGGCTGATTGGCGCGGCGGATTTGGCCGACTATCGGGTGAAATGGCGTGAGCCGATGCGCATCAGCTGGCGCGGCAACACCGTATATACCGCCCCGCTGCCCAGCTCCGGTGGCATTGCGCTGGCGCAGCTGCTGGGGATAAAAGAAGATCGCGCCGCCGATTTCAAGGGCGTGCCGCTGAACTCGGCGCGCTATATCCACCTGCTGGCGGAAATCGAAAAACGCGTGTTCGCCGATCGCGCCGACTACCTCGGCGACCCGGATTTCACTCACGTGCCGGAAGCGCAGCTGATCGCTCCCGATTACCTGAAAAAACGCGCCGCCGAAATCAACCCGACGGCGATCTCACCGACCGAACAGGTGCGGCCGGGGCTGGAAACCCACCAAACCACCCATTTCTCGATCGTCGATGCCGCCGGCAACGCGGTCAGCAACACCTATACGCTCAACTGGGACTTCGGCAGCGGCGTGGTGGTCAAAGGCGCCGGCTTCCTGCTTAACGACGAGATGGACGACTTCAGCGCCAAACCCGGCGTCGCCAATGCCTTCGGCGTGGTGGGCAGCGACGCCAACGCCATCGAGCCGGGCAAACGCATGCTCTCCTCGATGAGCCCGACCATCATCACTCGCGACGGCGAGGTCAGCCTGGTGATCGGCACGCCGGGTGGCTCGCGCATCTTCACGTCGATCTTCCAGGTGATCAACAACCTCTACGATTACCATCTGCCGCTGGCGCAGGCGGTGGCCGCCCAGCGCGTGCACCATCAGCTGTTGCCGAAGGACACCCTCTACTATGACAGCTTTGCGCCGCTGACCGGCAAACCGGCGGACGAGCTGAAGGCCATGGGCTACACCCTCGAAGATCAGGGTTGGAACATGGGGGATATTCAGGCCATCCGCATCGATGGCCGCACGCCGGAAACCGCGTCCGATCCGCGCGGCCGCGGCGTGGGCCTGGTGGTGAAAAAGTAA
- a CDS encoding agmatine deiminase family protein yields MSTRRVFIKQLSAVAGVGLTASLGISLRGHAEAALNPAWRMPDEGEPQQRAFLAFGAQRAIWGEFTADVQAAQGRIARAIAEFQPVTVFCRERERQLAEATCGSHNVSYVVTELDDIWVRDFGANFVVNGAGELGAVDFNFNGWGNKQRHAKDARLAAFAANRYGAAQLRRSALTGEGGGIEVDGHGTGIMTESSWVNANRNPGWSRDRVEQELKAMLGLRKIIWLPGIKGRDITDAHVDFYARFVRPGVVVANLDTDPASYDHAVTQQHLALLKAATDAAGRRLQVHTLSPPLAPRDSRFSRNNPDFAAGYINYFVINGAVIAPEFGDPQADRVALELLTALYPQRKVVQLEIDAIAAGGGGIHCATNQLPVHGKPER; encoded by the coding sequence ATGTCAACTCGCCGCGTGTTTATTAAACAGCTTTCCGCCGTCGCCGGAGTCGGTCTGACGGCTTCGTTGGGCATTTCGTTACGCGGTCACGCAGAAGCTGCGCTTAATCCGGCCTGGCGGATGCCCGACGAAGGGGAACCGCAACAACGGGCGTTTCTCGCCTTTGGCGCGCAGCGGGCCATCTGGGGCGAATTCACGGCGGATGTGCAGGCGGCGCAGGGGCGTATCGCCCGCGCTATCGCCGAGTTTCAGCCGGTGACGGTATTTTGCCGCGAGCGCGAACGACAATTGGCCGAGGCCACTTGCGGCAGCCACAACGTCAGCTATGTCGTCACCGAGCTGGATGACATCTGGGTGCGCGACTTCGGCGCCAATTTCGTGGTCAACGGCGCCGGCGAACTCGGGGCGGTGGATTTCAACTTCAACGGCTGGGGCAATAAACAGCGGCATGCCAAGGATGCGCGCCTGGCGGCGTTTGCCGCCAATCGTTACGGTGCCGCTCAACTGCGCCGCAGCGCACTGACAGGCGAAGGCGGCGGTATCGAAGTGGATGGGCACGGCACCGGCATCATGACCGAAAGCAGCTGGGTGAATGCGAACCGTAATCCGGGCTGGAGCCGGGACCGGGTAGAGCAGGAGCTGAAAGCGATGCTCGGCTTGCGCAAAATTATCTGGCTGCCGGGCATTAAAGGCCGAGACATCACCGACGCCCACGTCGATTTTTACGCCCGCTTCGTGCGGCCGGGCGTAGTGGTGGCCAACCTGGACACCGATCCGGCCTCTTATGACCATGCGGTTACCCAGCAACATCTGGCGCTCCTCAAGGCGGCGACCGACGCCGCCGGCCGCCGGCTGCAGGTGCATACGCTTTCGCCGCCGCTGGCGCCGCGCGACAGCCGATTCAGCCGCAACAACCCGGATTTTGCGGCGGGCTACATCAACTATTTCGTCATCAACGGCGCGGTGATCGCCCCGGAGTTTGGCGATCCGCAGGCGGACCGGGTGGCGCTTGAGCTGCTGACGGCGCTCTATCCGCAGCGCAAGGTGGTGCAGCTGGAGATCGACGCAATCGCGGCCGGCGGCGGCGGCATTCACTGCGCAACCAACCAATTGCCGGTGCATGGCAAGCCGGAACGGTGA
- a CDS encoding efflux RND transporter periplasmic adaptor subunit produces the protein MQRKTLLVLGLSLLLAACDGQNAGAPAGAGGEQEVGVVTLRGQSVTLSSELTGRVNATMTSDVRPQVDGIIKQRLFTEGAEVKAGQVLYQIDPASYQASYDQAAAQLKNAQATVQSTRLKSQRYAALVKENGVSQQDADDAKAAYLAAVASVAQYQAALETARINLAYTQVRAPIAGRIGISSVTPGALVTASQTDALATIRALDPIYVDLTQSSAQLLKLRRQQAALQRGAVTPVAIKLEDGSPYAHAGKLELTEVAVDEATGSVTLRAVFPNPEHELLPGMYVHATVDNGVDPKAILAPQQGITRNAKGEATALVVDEQNKVAQRTVSAERVVGSNWLIGSGLNEGDRLIVEGTSKVAIGAAVKPVEVSVDKTQREEQ, from the coding sequence ATGCAGAGGAAAACGCTTTTGGTGCTGGGGCTGTCGCTGTTGCTGGCCGCCTGCGATGGGCAAAACGCCGGTGCGCCAGCCGGCGCGGGCGGTGAGCAGGAGGTCGGCGTGGTCACGCTGCGCGGCCAGTCAGTGACCCTGAGCAGCGAGTTGACCGGCCGGGTCAACGCCACCATGACTTCCGACGTGCGGCCGCAGGTCGACGGGATTATCAAGCAGCGGCTGTTTACCGAAGGGGCCGAGGTCAAGGCCGGGCAGGTATTGTATCAAATCGACCCTGCCAGCTATCAGGCCAGCTACGATCAGGCCGCCGCCCAGCTGAAAAACGCCCAGGCCACGGTGCAATCCACCCGGCTCAAGTCGCAGCGCTATGCGGCGCTGGTGAAAGAGAACGGCGTTTCACAACAGGATGCGGACGATGCCAAAGCGGCCTATCTGGCGGCCGTGGCGTCGGTGGCCCAGTATCAGGCGGCGCTGGAGACGGCGCGCATCAACCTCGCCTATACCCAGGTGCGGGCGCCGATCGCCGGGCGTATCGGCATCTCGTCGGTGACGCCGGGTGCGCTGGTTACCGCCAGTCAAACCGATGCGCTGGCCACCATCCGCGCGCTCGATCCGATCTATGTCGATCTGACCCAGTCCAGCGCGCAGCTGCTTAAACTGCGGCGCCAGCAGGCGGCGTTACAGCGCGGCGCGGTCACGCCAGTCGCCATCAAACTGGAGGACGGTTCGCCTTATGCCCACGCCGGCAAGCTCGAGCTGACCGAGGTGGCGGTGGACGAAGCCACCGGTTCGGTCACGCTGCGCGCGGTGTTCCCCAACCCCGAACATGAGCTGCTGCCCGGCATGTATGTCCACGCCACGGTGGATAACGGCGTCGATCCCAAAGCGATTCTGGCGCCGCAGCAGGGCATAACCCGCAACGCCAAAGGGGAAGCCACCGCGTTGGTGGTGGACGAACAGAACAAAGTGGCGCAGCGCACCGTCAGCGCCGAACGGGTGGTGGGCAGTAATTGGCTGATCGGCAGCGGGCTGAACGAAGGCGATCGCCTGATCGTCGAGGGCACCAGCAAGGTCGCGATCGGCGCCGCGGTGAAGCCGGTTGAAGTCTCGGTCGACAAAACCCAACGCGAGGAGCAGTGA
- a CDS encoding efflux RND transporter permease subunit, which translates to MAQFFIRRPVFAWVIAIIIMLCGLMSINSLPVSQYPDVSPPQISISATYPGADAETLENSVTQVIEQQLTGLDGLLYFSSTSSSSGSVSINVTFDQGTDPDIAQVQVQNKVQQAESRLPSAVTAQGVTVKKSQSSFLLIVGLYDESDKATMADISDYLVSNLQDPLSRIEGVGDVQVFGSEYAMRIWLDPTKLASYALMPSDVQTAIEAQNTQVSAGKIGDLPAAADQQLTATVKAQSRLQTPEQFRNIILKSDSSGALVRLGDVARIELGNEDYSASAHLNGHPAAGIAVKLAAGANALNTAKLVKAKVAEYQSAMPQGYKVAYPKDSTDFINISIEEVVKTLFEAVALVVVVMFVFLQNLRTTLIPTITVPVVLLGTFGVLAAFGYSINTLTLFGMVLAIGLLVDDAIVVVENVERVMREDKLPPREATEKSMREITGALVGIALVLSAVFLPMAFFGGSTGVIYRQFSITVVSSMVLSVVLALTLAPALCATLLKPAHDAQTDKGLLGKFNRGYDRLQEKYADKVGGVIHRPTRYLLLYGLLLIAAAVMYLRLPTGFLPNEDQGTVMVQYTLPAGATNARTSAVSEAVTAYFLDQEKANVSTIFTINGFGFSGSGQNAGMAFVSLKDWSQRSGSANTADAIAKRAMAHFASLRDAQVFSMSPPAIDGFGQSDGFTFELQAKGATTRAELQAMRDQIVAAAGNNPALLAVRANTLPDTPQLQVEIDNGKLQALGLSAADVNSTLSSAFGSTYINDFIDRNRVKKVYMQGDVQYRAKPEDLDRWFVRGNNASGASSMTPFSAFASSHWIYGPENLSRYNGLSSFEITGQGAAGVSSGTAMSEMEKLAATFSAGSSYSWSGLSYQERLTSGQASSLYAISLIVVFLCLAALYESWSIPFAVMLVVPMGVVGSLLAITLRGLENDIYFQVALLTIIGLSAKNAILIVEFAEEMHQRGETLIGAAVHAARMRLRPILMTSLAFTAGVLPLAVSSGAGANSRIAIGTGIIGGTITATALAIFFVPLFYVLVRRMFTRRPANPPSQAGE; encoded by the coding sequence ATGGCGCAGTTCTTTATCCGGCGGCCGGTATTCGCCTGGGTGATCGCCATCATCATCATGCTGTGCGGCCTGATGTCGATCAATTCGTTGCCCGTTTCGCAGTACCCGGACGTCTCACCGCCGCAGATTTCCATCTCCGCCACCTACCCGGGCGCAGACGCGGAAACGCTGGAAAACAGCGTCACGCAGGTGATTGAGCAACAGCTCACCGGCCTGGACGGCCTGCTGTATTTTTCTTCGACCAGCAGCTCCAGCGGCTCGGTCAGCATCAACGTCACCTTTGATCAGGGCACCGATCCGGATATCGCTCAGGTGCAGGTGCAAAACAAGGTGCAGCAGGCGGAAAGCCGTTTGCCGAGCGCGGTTACCGCGCAGGGCGTGACGGTCAAGAAATCCCAGAGCAGCTTCCTGCTGATCGTCGGGCTGTATGACGAAAGCGACAAGGCGACGATGGCCGATATTTCCGACTATCTGGTCAGTAACCTGCAGGATCCGCTGTCGCGCATCGAGGGCGTGGGGGACGTGCAGGTGTTCGGCTCGGAATACGCGATGCGTATCTGGCTGGATCCGACCAAGCTGGCAAGCTATGCGCTGATGCCTTCCGACGTGCAGACAGCGATCGAAGCGCAAAACACCCAGGTGTCCGCCGGCAAGATCGGCGATCTGCCGGCCGCCGCCGATCAGCAGCTGACCGCCACGGTAAAGGCGCAGTCGCGGCTGCAAACGCCGGAACAGTTTCGCAATATCATCCTGAAAAGCGACAGCAGCGGCGCGCTGGTGCGGCTGGGCGACGTGGCGCGAATTGAGCTGGGCAACGAGGACTACTCCGCCAGCGCGCACCTCAACGGCCACCCGGCGGCGGGGATCGCGGTCAAGCTGGCGGCGGGCGCCAACGCCCTCAACACCGCCAAGCTGGTGAAGGCCAAGGTGGCGGAATACCAAAGCGCGATGCCACAGGGCTACAAGGTGGCCTACCCGAAAGACAGCACCGACTTTATCAACATTTCGATCGAGGAGGTGGTGAAAACGTTGTTCGAAGCGGTGGCGTTAGTGGTGGTGGTGATGTTCGTGTTTCTGCAAAACCTGCGCACCACGCTGATCCCGACCATCACCGTGCCGGTGGTGTTGCTGGGCACCTTCGGCGTGCTGGCGGCGTTCGGCTATTCAATCAATACCCTGACGCTGTTCGGCATGGTGTTGGCGATCGGGCTGTTGGTGGACGACGCCATCGTGGTGGTGGAAAACGTCGAACGCGTGATGCGTGAGGATAAGCTGCCGCCGCGCGAGGCGACGGAAAAATCGATGCGCGAAATCACCGGCGCGCTGGTCGGCATCGCGCTGGTGCTGTCGGCGGTGTTTCTGCCAATGGCGTTCTTCGGCGGCTCCACCGGGGTGATCTATCGCCAGTTTTCGATCACCGTCGTCTCCTCGATGGTGCTATCGGTGGTGCTGGCGTTGACGCTGGCGCCGGCATTGTGCGCCACGCTGCTAAAACCGGCGCACGACGCGCAGACCGACAAGGGCTTGCTGGGCAAATTCAACCGCGGCTATGACCGGCTGCAGGAGAAGTACGCCGACAAAGTCGGCGGGGTGATCCACCGGCCGACGCGCTATCTGCTGCTGTACGGCCTGCTGTTGATCGCCGCCGCCGTGATGTACCTGCGTTTGCCGACCGGCTTTCTGCCCAACGAGGATCAGGGCACGGTGATGGTGCAGTACACCTTGCCGGCCGGCGCCACCAACGCGCGCACCTCGGCGGTGAGCGAAGCGGTGACCGCCTATTTCCTCGACCAGGAAAAGGCCAACGTCAGCACCATTTTCACCATCAACGGTTTCGGCTTCAGCGGCAGCGGGCAAAACGCCGGCATGGCGTTCGTCAGCCTCAAAGACTGGAGCCAGCGCAGCGGCAGCGCGAACACCGCCGACGCCATCGCCAAACGCGCCATGGCGCACTTCGCCTCGCTGCGCGACGCCCAGGTCTTCTCCATGAGCCCACCGGCGATCGACGGTTTCGGCCAGTCCGACGGCTTCACCTTCGAGCTGCAGGCCAAAGGAGCGACCACCCGCGCCGAGCTGCAGGCGATGCGCGACCAGATCGTTGCCGCCGCCGGCAACAACCCGGCGCTGCTGGCGGTGCGCGCCAACACCTTGCCGGATACCCCGCAGCTGCAGGTGGAGATCGACAACGGCAAGCTGCAGGCACTCGGCCTGAGCGCCGCCGACGTCAACAGCACCCTCAGCAGCGCGTTCGGCAGCACCTACATCAACGACTTTATCGACCGCAACCGGGTGAAAAAAGTCTATATGCAGGGCGATGTGCAGTACCGCGCCAAGCCGGAAGATCTCGACCGCTGGTTTGTACGCGGCAACAATGCGTCGGGCGCCAGCAGCATGACGCCGTTCTCCGCCTTTGCGTCTTCGCATTGGATCTACGGGCCGGAAAATCTGTCGCGCTATAACGGGCTGTCATCGTTCGAGATCACCGGGCAGGGCGCCGCCGGCGTCAGCTCCGGTACGGCGATGAGCGAGATGGAGAAGCTGGCGGCAACATTCTCCGCCGGCAGCAGCTATTCCTGGAGCGGGCTGTCCTATCAAGAGCGGCTGACCAGCGGCCAGGCGTCGTCGCTGTACGCCATTTCGCTGATCGTGGTGTTCCTGTGCCTGGCGGCACTGTATGAGAGTTGGTCGATTCCGTTTGCGGTCATGTTGGTGGTGCCGATGGGCGTGGTGGGTTCGCTGCTGGCGATCACCCTGCGCGGGCTGGAAAACGACATCTACTTCCAGGTGGCGCTGCTCACCATCATCGGCCTGTCGGCGAAGAACGCCATTCTGATCGTCGAGTTCGCCGAGGAGATGCACCAGCGGGGCGAAACGCTGATTGGCGCGGCGGTCCACGCGGCCCGCATGCGCCTGCGGCCGATCCTGATGACCTCGCTGGCGTTCACCGCCGGGGTGCTGCCGCTGGCGGTATCCAGCGGCGCCGGCGCCAACAGCCGCATCGCCATCGGCACCGGCATTATCGGCGGTACCATCACCGCCACCGCATTGGCCATCTTTTTCGTCCCGCTGTTTTATGTGTTGGTGCGCCGCATGTTCACCCGTCGGCCCGCCAACCCGCCGTCACAGGCAGGAGAATAA
- a CDS encoding LysR substrate-binding domain-containing protein, translating into MLKHWPPLSALRGFEAAARLGSFHQAAEELHLTQSAISQQIRSLEAFLEQPLFFRTGRSVALTDAGHDLFSTAQVMLQQLAVGIRRLDQYRKPNQLIVNTTPAFARHWLMPRLGDFNRQHPQVDLWLFTSFEPPNMATDSIDLAIRDDLSAQADCTLNVLCTDRLYPACHPSLLALAAEQRVTLHGEREMDWSHWTVAGGAHVGQRDSGLNFSDPGLLLDAACNGLGIALVSQLLAQHARDAGLLQPLTEQRVRGAHWAWLLHRDSEHNPLARHFCQWLQSALPAGA; encoded by the coding sequence ATGTTAAAACACTGGCCCCCCTTGAGCGCGCTGCGCGGTTTCGAAGCCGCGGCGCGCCTGGGCAGTTTTCATCAGGCTGCCGAAGAACTGCACCTTACCCAGTCGGCCATCAGCCAGCAGATCCGCAGTCTCGAAGCGTTTCTGGAACAGCCGCTGTTCTTCCGCACCGGCCGCAGCGTGGCGCTGACCGACGCCGGCCACGATCTGTTCAGCACCGCGCAGGTGATGCTGCAACAGCTGGCCGTCGGCATTCGCCGTTTGGATCAGTACCGCAAACCCAATCAGCTGATCGTCAACACCACCCCGGCTTTCGCCCGCCACTGGCTAATGCCGCGGCTGGGCGACTTCAATCGGCAGCATCCGCAAGTCGACCTGTGGCTGTTCACCAGCTTTGAACCGCCGAATATGGCGACGGACAGTATCGATCTGGCGATCCGCGACGATCTCAGCGCGCAGGCGGACTGCACCTTGAACGTGCTCTGCACCGACCGGCTCTATCCCGCCTGCCACCCCAGCCTGCTGGCGTTGGCGGCGGAGCAGCGCGTAACCCTGCATGGCGAACGGGAGATGGACTGGAGCCACTGGACGGTGGCGGGCGGCGCGCACGTCGGCCAGCGCGACAGCGGGCTGAACTTCTCCGATCCCGGTCTGCTGCTGGACGCCGCCTGCAATGGCCTCGGCATCGCGTTGGTCAGCCAACTGCTGGCGCAGCACGCGCGCGACGCTGGGCTGCTGCAACCGTTAACCGAGCAACGCGTGCGCGGCGCCCACTGGGCGTGGCTGCTGCACCGCGACAGCGAACACAACCCGCTCGCCCGGCACTTCTGCCAATGGCTGCAGTCGGCGTTGCCCGCCGGCGCATAA
- a CDS encoding class I SAM-dependent methyltransferase, whose translation MNDSPLSIPTWYRDPHAEQAMADGHAPIWRHLIGLVPENELSGVSVLDFGCNQGGFLRLLHQIRPFQQAVGVDIARQSVDEANRLKGNLPVVYQTDTRLHGWDSHFDIAFSHEVIYLIEDIAQHAADMLRALKPGGVYYAVTGCHTGNPLWPQWRERVAEQTHTVVQDRSLADYARIFSAAGFQVSARRLGFSGFVPYEPDGWMPDIAAAIDYYWRTKTVFRLVKP comes from the coding sequence ATGAACGACTCACCCTTGAGCATTCCCACCTGGTATCGCGATCCGCACGCAGAACAGGCCATGGCCGATGGCCATGCGCCTATTTGGCGCCATCTGATCGGTTTGGTGCCGGAAAATGAACTCTCCGGTGTCAGCGTGCTGGACTTTGGCTGTAATCAGGGCGGCTTTTTGCGTTTACTGCACCAAATTCGCCCATTCCAGCAGGCGGTTGGCGTCGATATCGCGCGCCAATCCGTCGATGAAGCCAACCGGCTAAAAGGGAACCTGCCGGTGGTTTATCAAACCGACACGCGGCTGCACGGGTGGGATAGCCACTTTGATATCGCCTTCAGCCATGAAGTCATCTACCTGATCGAAGACATTGCGCAACATGCCGCCGATATGCTGCGGGCGCTGAAGCCGGGCGGCGTTTACTATGCGGTGACCGGTTGCCACACCGGCAACCCGCTGTGGCCGCAGTGGCGCGAAAGGGTAGCTGAGCAGACGCATACCGTGGTGCAGGATCGCTCGCTGGCCGACTATGCGCGCATTTTCTCCGCCGCGGGGTTCCAGGTCTCTGCCCGCCGGTTGGGCTTTTCCGGCTTCGTGCCCTATGAGCCGGACGGCTGGATGCCGGATATCGCGGCGGCGATCGATTACTATTGGCGCACCAAAACGGTGTTCAGGTTGGTCAAACCATAA
- a CDS encoding FdhF/YdeP family oxidoreductase, whose product MAKRRAVPGVHPYDGPAGGWGALKATAIAVRTQMDTLEAPVTLMRTNQPDGFDCPGCAWPDKEHRSTFQFCENGAKAVTWEATSKRVTPEFLAQNTVTSLLQKTDYELEDYGRLTTPLFYDAGTDTLRPLAWDEAFQRIAAVLQTLPPEQVEFYTSGRASNEAAYLFQLFAREFGSNNFPDCSNMCHEPTSVGLPQSIGIGKGTVSLDDFDSAELVISIGHNPGTNHPRMMGTLHELARKKVPIIVFNPLRERALERFTDPQNVIEMATYSSTPIASTYYQVKAGGDAAALKGIAKALLQLDETQGNAVDHAFITEHTEGFAAFAADLAATHWEAIEAESGLARRDLEQVAAAYAKSNATIVTYGMGITQHNKGTANVRLIADLLLLRGNIGKPGAGICPLRGHSNVQGNRTVGITEKPSADFLAKLETVFGFTPPKAHGHDAVKCMQAMIDGASKALICLGGNFAVALPDPEQSFPAMKALELSVHIGTKLNRSHLLVAKETLILPCLGRTELDRQAGGRQSVTVEDSMSMVHASSGKLKPASELLRSEPAIVAGIAKAVMPASKVPWDELIEDYDVIRDLIEKTIPGFDDYNARIRQPGGFRMPLPPTERRWPTPTGKAMFSVFSGLHEDETIADQDTLRLITLRSHDQYNTTIYALDDRYRGVFGRRDVLFMNDSDLQRLGLEHGDVVDLETALPGCTQRLEGITVIAYNISAGSVGAYYPEANVLVPLHYIDEESGTPSYKSVPIRVTLRSKEVRAVNIA is encoded by the coding sequence ATGGCGAAAAGACGAGCAGTACCCGGGGTTCATCCCTACGATGGGCCCGCCGGCGGTTGGGGCGCGCTGAAAGCGACGGCCATCGCCGTGCGCACGCAAATGGACACCTTAGAAGCACCGGTGACGCTGATGCGCACCAATCAACCCGACGGTTTTGATTGCCCGGGATGCGCATGGCCGGATAAAGAACATCGCTCCACCTTCCAGTTCTGCGAAAACGGCGCCAAAGCCGTGACCTGGGAAGCAACCAGCAAGCGCGTGACGCCCGAATTCCTGGCGCAAAACACCGTGACGTCGCTGCTACAGAAGACCGATTATGAGCTGGAGGATTATGGCCGCCTGACCACGCCCCTGTTCTATGACGCCGGGACGGACACCCTGCGCCCGCTGGCCTGGGACGAGGCGTTTCAACGCATCGCCGCCGTCTTGCAGACGCTGCCGCCGGAGCAGGTGGAGTTTTATACCTCCGGCCGGGCGTCTAATGAGGCGGCCTATCTGTTCCAGCTGTTTGCGCGGGAGTTCGGCAGCAATAACTTCCCCGACTGTTCCAATATGTGCCATGAGCCGACCAGCGTAGGCCTGCCGCAGTCGATCGGCATCGGCAAAGGCACCGTGTCGCTGGATGACTTTGACAGCGCGGAGCTGGTTATCTCCATCGGGCACAATCCGGGCACCAATCATCCGCGCATGATGGGCACGCTGCATGAGCTGGCGCGCAAAAAGGTGCCGATCATCGTGTTCAACCCGCTGCGCGAGCGGGCGCTTGAACGTTTCACCGATCCGCAAAACGTCATCGAAATGGCGACCTACAGTTCGACCCCCATCGCTTCAACCTACTATCAGGTCAAAGCCGGCGGCGACGCTGCGGCGCTGAAAGGCATCGCCAAGGCGTTGCTGCAGCTGGATGAAACACAAGGCAATGCCGTGGATCACGCTTTCATTACCGAGCACACGGAAGGATTTGCGGCTTTCGCCGCCGATCTGGCGGCCACCCATTGGGAGGCTATCGAAGCGGAGAGCGGCCTGGCGCGCCGGGATCTGGAACAGGTTGCCGCCGCCTACGCAAAATCCAACGCCACCATCGTGACCTACGGCATGGGCATTACGCAGCACAATAAAGGCACCGCCAACGTGCGCCTGATTGCCGATCTGCTGCTGTTGCGCGGCAACATAGGCAAACCGGGCGCCGGCATCTGCCCGCTGCGCGGTCACTCCAACGTGCAGGGCAACCGCACCGTCGGCATCACTGAAAAACCGTCGGCCGATTTTTTGGCGAAACTGGAAACGGTGTTTGGCTTCACGCCGCCCAAAGCCCACGGGCATGATGCCGTGAAATGCATGCAGGCGATGATCGACGGCGCCTCGAAGGCGTTGATCTGCCTGGGCGGCAACTTCGCCGTGGCACTGCCGGACCCCGAGCAAAGTTTCCCGGCGATGAAAGCGTTGGAATTAAGCGTGCATATCGGCACCAAACTCAACCGCAGCCATCTGTTGGTAGCAAAAGAAACCCTCATTCTGCCCTGCCTGGGCCGTACCGAACTGGACAGGCAGGCCGGCGGGCGGCAATCGGTGACGGTGGAGGATTCGATGTCGATGGTGCATGCCTCGTCCGGCAAACTCAAACCGGCGTCGGAACTGCTGCGTTCGGAACCCGCCATCGTGGCCGGCATAGCCAAAGCGGTGATGCCCGCCAGTAAGGTGCCCTGGGATGAGCTGATCGAAGATTACGATGTGATCCGCGATCTGATCGAAAAAACCATTCCGGGCTTCGACGATTACAATGCGCGCATCCGCCAGCCGGGCGGTTTCCGCATGCCGTTGCCGCCGACCGAGCGCCGGTGGCCGACGCCGACGGGCAAAGCGATGTTTTCCGTGTTCAGCGGGCTGCATGAAGATGAGACTATCGCAGACCAAGACACGCTGCGGCTGATTACGCTGCGCAGCCACGATCAGTACAACACCACCATCTATGCCCTGGACGATCGCTACCGCGGGGTTTTCGGCCGGCGCGACGTTTTGTTCATGAATGACAGCGATCTGCAACGTTTGGGGCTGGAGCATGGCGACGTGGTGGACCTGGAAACGGCGCTGCCGGGCTGCACTCAGCGCCTGGAGGGCATCACGGTGATCGCCTATAACATTTCAGCCGGTTCGGTCGGCGCCTACTATCCGGAGGCCAACGTGCTGGTGCCGTTGCATTACATCGATGAGGAAAGCGGCACGCCTTCGTACAAATCGGTGCCGATCCGCGTGACGCTGAGATCCAAAGAGGTGCGCGCGGTCAATATCGCCTAG